A genomic stretch from Nilaparvata lugens isolate BPH chromosome 8, ASM1435652v1, whole genome shotgun sequence includes:
- the LOC111045814 gene encoding gastrula zinc finger protein XlCGF57.1 isoform X1, whose protein sequence is MEKGTNTDRPFTDRCEFCNKTFSRRDHLLNHVRQHTGQSPHRCQFCSKTFTRKEHLVNHVRLHTGDSPFQCRFCNKSFTRDEHLTNHVKRHTNESPRCEYCLKAFTRKEHLINHVRQHTGETPFKCDYCPKAFARKDYLTNHTRIHTGDVYKCMFCVKTFTRKEHLTNHICHHTGEAPHKCLYCPKSFTRKEHLKSHTYIHTGGSPHQCHICMKHFTRKGHLVSHIRVHTGESPFQCEFCLKVFTRKEHLTKHSKQHVMQTNLNCNVCSKPFTDKQQLILHMDSHSGDKPFVCDVCGKAFPMKGNLLFHRRSHEKGRVPRERPFRCDVCPKDFVCRGHLESHKQAQHAPQPPQVKTQPQSHAAACVEPSGQQRHFKKHAAVAAQDGTNQTTVNLCDFQSLPLVLNYPTLPFLYATK, encoded by the exons at GGAGAAGGGAACCAACACAGACCGGCCGTTCACCGACCGTTGCGAATTTTGCAACAAGACATTCTCTAGACGCGATCATCTGCTAAACCACGTGAGGCAACATACGGGCCAATCACCGCACCGATGTCAATTCTGTTCAAAAACGTTCACCAGAAAAGAACACCTTGTCAACCATGTGCGTCTACACACCGGCGACAGCCCATTTCAATGTCGTTTCTGCAACAAATCGTTCACGCGAGACGAACACTTGACCAATCATGTCAAACGTCACACCAACGAATCGCCTCGCTGCGAGTATTGTCTGAAAGCGTTCACACGGAAAGAACACCTCATCAACCATGTAAGGCAACACACGGGCGAAACGCCTTTCAAATGCGACTACTGTCCCAAAGCGTTTGCCAGGAAGGATTACCTGACAAACCACACTCGCATACATACGGGTGACGTGTACAAGTGCATGTTCTGTGTGAAAACTTTTACACGCAAGGAGCACCTGACCAATCACATTTGTCATCACACCGGCGAGGCGCCACACAAGTGTCTCTACTGTCCAAAGAGTTTCACACGCAAAGAGCACCTGAAAAGTCACACCTACATTCATACGGGTGGCTCACCGCATCAGTGTCACATCTGCATGAAACACTTCACGCGCAAAGGCCACCTCGTCAGTCATATACGAGTTCACACCGGAGAATCACCGTTTCAATGCGAGTTCTGTTTGAAG GTGTTTACGCGGAAGGAGCACCTGACGAAGCACAGCAAGCAGCACGTGATGCAAACCAACCTGAACTGCAACGTGTGCTCGAAGCCATTCACCGACAAGCAGCAGCTCATCCTGCACATGGACAGTCACTCCGGTGACAAGCCCTTTGTCTGCGACGTCTGCGGCAAGGCGTTTCCCATGAAG ggCAACCTCCTGTTCCACCGTCGCTCGCATGAGAAGGGGCGGGTGCCACGCGAACGTCCCTTCCGCTGCGACGTCTGCCCCAAGGACTTTGTGTGTCGcggccatcttgaatcgcacaAGCAGGCGCAGCATGCGCCGCAGCCACCGCAAGTGAAGACGCAGCCGCAATCGCATGCCGCCGCCTGCGTTGAGCCCAGCGGCCAGCAGAGGCACTTCAAGAAGCATGCGGCGGTCGCAGCGCAGGACGGCACCAATCAGACCACAGTCAACTTGTGCGACTTCCAGTCGCTGCCACTCGTTCTCAACTATCCCACGCTGCCGTTTCTCTACGCCACCAAATAG
- the LOC111045814 gene encoding gastrula zinc finger protein XlCGF49.1 isoform X2 — protein sequence MFCVKTFTRKEHLTNHICHHTGEAPHKCLYCPKSFTRKEHLKSHTYIHTGGSPHQCHICMKHFTRKGHLVSHIRVHTGESPFQCEFCLKVFTRKEHLTKHSKQHVMQTNLNCNVCSKPFTDKQQLILHMDSHSGDKPFVCDVCGKAFPMKGNLLFHRRSHEKGRVPRERPFRCDVCPKDFVCRGHLESHKQAQHAPQPPQVKTQPQSHAAACVEPSGQQRHFKKHAAVAAQDGTNQTTVNLCDFQSLPLVLNYPTLPFLYATK from the exons ATGTTCTGTGTGAAAACTTTTACACGCAAGGAGCACCTGACCAATCACATTTGTCATCACACCGGCGAGGCGCCACACAAGTGTCTCTACTGTCCAAAGAGTTTCACACGCAAAGAGCACCTGAAAAGTCACACCTACATTCATACGGGTGGCTCACCGCATCAGTGTCACATCTGCATGAAACACTTCACGCGCAAAGGCCACCTCGTCAGTCATATACGAGTTCACACCGGAGAATCACCGTTTCAATGCGAGTTCTGTTTGAAG GTGTTTACGCGGAAGGAGCACCTGACGAAGCACAGCAAGCAGCACGTGATGCAAACCAACCTGAACTGCAACGTGTGCTCGAAGCCATTCACCGACAAGCAGCAGCTCATCCTGCACATGGACAGTCACTCCGGTGACAAGCCCTTTGTCTGCGACGTCTGCGGCAAGGCGTTTCCCATGAAG ggCAACCTCCTGTTCCACCGTCGCTCGCATGAGAAGGGGCGGGTGCCACGCGAACGTCCCTTCCGCTGCGACGTCTGCCCCAAGGACTTTGTGTGTCGcggccatcttgaatcgcacaAGCAGGCGCAGCATGCGCCGCAGCCACCGCAAGTGAAGACGCAGCCGCAATCGCATGCCGCCGCCTGCGTTGAGCCCAGCGGCCAGCAGAGGCACTTCAAGAAGCATGCGGCGGTCGCAGCGCAGGACGGCACCAATCAGACCACAGTCAACTTGTGCGACTTCCAGTCGCTGCCACTCGTTCTCAACTATCCCACGCTGCCGTTTCTCTACGCCACCAAATAG
- the LOC120352794 gene encoding craniofacial development protein 2-like, whose amino-acid sequence MKRLNVNVLGMSEIKWKDEGDFWSGDYRIIFSGDKRSTTGVEIVLDKKWGGRVKSYMLFSDRIILIKLESAGEHIAIMQLYMPTSGYSDEDLEEVYEQIEEVLNYVKDNETLIILGDWNAVVGEGRDGEVIGEYGLGNRNERGQRLVDFCVEKNFVIANTIFKQPLRRRYTWTQPGDIARYQIDYIILRKKHKRYIQ is encoded by the coding sequence ATGAAGCGACTGAATGTCAATGTCCTTGGAATGAGTGAAATTAAATGGAAGGATGAGGGTGACTTTTGGAGCGGAGACTACAGGATTATTTTCTCAGGTGACAAACGTAGTACAACTGGAGTGGAGATAGTTTTGGATAAGAAGTGGGGAGGAAGAGTGAAAAGTTATATGCTGTTCAGTGATAGAATAATTTTGATCAAGTTGGAGAGTGCAGGGGAACATATAGCTATCATGCAACTATATATGCCAACATCTGGATATAGTGATGAGGATTTAGAGGAGGTATATGAACAGATTGAAGAGGTACTAAACTATGTGAAAGATAATGAGACTTTAATTATTCTTGGTGATTGGAATGCTGTGGTTGGAGAGGGAAGAGATGGTGAAGTGATCGGTGAGTATGGATTGGGCAATAGAAATGAACGCGGCCAGAGGCTTGTAGATTTCTGTGTGGAGAAGAACTTTGTAATCGCTAACACAATCTTCAAACAGCCCCTTAGACGCCGGTACACATGGACCCAGCCAGGAGACATAGCACGATATCAAATAGACTATATAATTTTGAGGAAAAAGCATAAACGGTACATCCAGTAA